A genomic window from Fibrobacterota bacterium includes:
- a CDS encoding putative Ig domain-containing protein — protein sequence MNTTGSLSGLAKLHVEARQLTGSPTYPVIVLAGAARPAAAPFLSAKPGRWTCNSGVNSWVCQRDLPVGTVPNDTLDLQWSIPSGILKIDSIRSTSGGWIAYLGSSTTLASTAARDFSVLATNHVKLGDRVQIGAGPIGAGASFESGSNDTIGDLLVKSNVTLRDNALVRGHLTYGGSITISSTAKILAGTDHVSPVLPSIAAVTCTPGANDVTLNTGRLSLAPGAYRNLTVNAGAELVLSGGLYQFNSVTFQANAIVTLNPASTPIDVRASAQMGFGDGMVVRPAASAEPEMVRWSYTGTGTLRVGNGVTHFGWLRARVGSIQLGSRSKVLGGVHASNVQMDPDCHGVLKGIANSAPSIGGTPKDTVTVGKTWQFAPTAVDSEGEALTWSLAKAPTGAVINPATGAISWVADSVRIAPFELKVCDASAACTELLWLVRTTKANSAPVFTPATVTLSGTEGEAWSYASVASDPDGDPLVWSVVGTLPAGMSFNANTHALSWTPTFTQAGSYSVNLKVKAGTDSAIQTINLAIANQNQLPVISSQASASAKEGVPYSYALVVTDPDNDALTFQVGEMPSGMVFDVVTRTFTWTPSFAQAGIVNASVEVNDGMASVSQTWTIGVLDSNRAPVISSSAPTTAKEGIAYSYTMVAEDPDGTPIQIAGYSLAPGMMFDPATRRLDWEPVVGQAGTYPVFISITDGMNVVSQAWTVTVSPNLPPQFQSNAPTETKEGVAFRYELSAVDPDGDALVFSAGQMAPGMTFDATSKALIWQPDFTQAGIYPVSVLVNDGYHAPVEQSWMLMVLDSNRAPEIRSQPALTAKQGAPYSYTMDVFDADGDPIHFYSMNLAPGMVFDDAARRFDWIPWQVPPFGVYPISVTVTDGIHSVVHEWTITVSPNLPPVFVSEAPAAIQEGVPFQHQVLASDPEGDALTYGWVELAPGMTFDAATHSLVWTPGFLQAGTYPVCVMVHDGINPPVEQRWTLQVMNFNLPPVVSVLAPASATVGNNYEATVEVSDPDGEPVHAVLEMAPQGMQYDPARSLIW from the coding sequence GTGAACACCACTGGCTCCCTTTCGGGGCTCGCAAAACTCCATGTGGAGGCACGTCAGCTGACCGGAAGCCCAACCTACCCGGTCATCGTGCTGGCTGGGGCGGCAAGACCAGCCGCGGCACCCTTTCTGAGCGCCAAGCCGGGACGCTGGACCTGCAATTCCGGCGTCAATTCCTGGGTCTGCCAAAGGGATCTGCCGGTAGGGACGGTTCCGAACGACACCCTGGATCTGCAATGGTCGATTCCTTCCGGAATCCTGAAGATCGACAGCATTCGCTCGACCTCCGGTGGTTGGATCGCCTATCTGGGTTCCAGCACAACGCTCGCTTCCACTGCCGCCCGCGACTTTTCCGTTCTTGCGACAAATCATGTCAAACTGGGGGATCGGGTGCAGATCGGGGCTGGACCGATCGGGGCCGGAGCTTCCTTCGAATCCGGATCCAACGACACCATCGGAGATCTGCTGGTCAAGAGCAATGTCACCCTGCGCGACAATGCGCTCGTGCGAGGGCATCTGACCTACGGCGGCTCGATCACGATCAGCTCCACGGCGAAAATCTTGGCGGGCACGGATCATGTCAGCCCGGTATTGCCGTCCATCGCGGCGGTGACCTGCACGCCCGGCGCCAACGATGTGACCCTCAATACAGGGAGGCTCTCGCTTGCCCCGGGTGCCTACCGGAACCTCACTGTCAACGCCGGAGCCGAACTGGTCTTGTCGGGTGGCCTGTATCAATTCAATTCGGTCACGTTCCAGGCCAACGCCATCGTGACCTTGAATCCAGCATCCACCCCGATCGACGTACGGGCCTCGGCCCAGATGGGGTTCGGAGACGGGATGGTCGTCCGACCTGCCGCCAGCGCGGAACCGGAAATGGTTCGGTGGTCCTATACCGGGACGGGCACCCTGCGCGTCGGAAATGGTGTGACGCATTTTGGCTGGCTCCGCGCAAGGGTTGGATCGATCCAGTTGGGCAGCCGATCGAAGGTCTTGGGCGGTGTCCACGCGTCGAATGTGCAGATGGATCCGGATTGCCATGGGGTCCTCAAGGGAATCGCCAATTCCGCTCCCAGCATAGGCGGCACACCAAAGGATACAGTCACGGTGGGCAAAACCTGGCAGTTCGCACCGACGGCGGTGGATTCCGAAGGCGAGGCCTTGACCTGGAGCTTGGCGAAGGCACCGACGGGAGCCGTCATCAATCCCGCAACCGGTGCCATTTCGTGGGTCGCCGATTCGGTGCGGATCGCCCCCTTCGAGCTGAAGGTTTGCGACGCATCCGCCGCTTGTACGGAACTGTTGTGGCTGGTGCGGACCACCAAGGCCAACAGCGCGCCCGTGTTCACACCCGCCACGGTGACACTTTCTGGCACAGAAGGCGAAGCCTGGAGCTATGCCTCGGTGGCCTCCGACCCGGATGGGGATCCGCTGGTCTGGTCGGTGGTGGGGACGCTTCCCGCTGGGATGTCCTTCAATGCGAATACGCATGCGTTGAGCTGGACACCCACCTTCACGCAGGCGGGAAGCTACAGCGTCAACCTGAAGGTGAAAGCCGGAACGGATAGCGCCATCCAGACGATCAACCTGGCGATCGCCAATCAGAATCAGCTTCCCGTGATTTCCTCGCAGGCGTCCGCATCGGCGAAGGAGGGCGTGCCCTACAGCTATGCGCTGGTGGTGACGGATCCTGACAACGACGCGTTGACGTTCCAGGTTGGAGAAATGCCCTCCGGAATGGTCTTCGACGTCGTGACGCGGACGTTCACTTGGACACCATCCTTCGCGCAAGCCGGAATCGTGAATGCTTCCGTGGAAGTCAACGATGGCATGGCTTCGGTGAGCCAGACCTGGACGATCGGGGTTCTCGACTCCAATCGAGCACCGGTGATTTCCTCGAGCGCACCCACGACTGCCAAGGAGGGGATTGCCTATTCCTACACGATGGTTGCCGAGGACCCGGATGGCACCCCAATCCAGATCGCCGGTTATTCCCTGGCCCCAGGGATGATGTTCGATCCCGCCACGCGGAGACTGGATTGGGAGCCGGTGGTGGGGCAGGCAGGAACCTACCCGGTGTTCATTTCCATCACGGATGGAATGAACGTCGTGAGCCAGGCATGGACGGTGACGGTCTCGCCGAATCTCCCGCCCCAATTCCAATCCAATGCTCCGACCGAAACCAAGGAAGGGGTGGCCTTCCGGTACGAACTGTCCGCGGTTGATCCCGATGGCGACGCCTTGGTGTTCTCCGCTGGTCAGATGGCCCCAGGGATGACCTTTGATGCGACCTCCAAGGCTTTGATTTGGCAGCCTGATTTCACCCAAGCCGGAATCTATCCTGTGAGCGTCTTGGTCAACGACGGGTACCACGCTCCGGTTGAACAATCCTGGATGCTCATGGTGCTCGATTCCAATCGCGCGCCCGAGATCCGCTCCCAGCCAGCACTGACCGCCAAACAGGGCGCGCCGTACAGCTACACCATGGATGTGTTCGACGCCGATGGCGACCCGATCCATTTCTACAGCATGAATCTGGCTCCGGGCATGGTGTTCGATGACGCTGCGCGTCGATTCGACTGGATTCCTTGGCAGGTCCCTCCTTTCGGTGTGTATCCAATTTCTGTCACGGTCACCGATGGGATCCATTCTGTGGTTCACGAGTGGACCATCACGGTTTCTCCGAACCTCCCGCCGGTCTTTGTCTCCGAGGCTCCCGCCGCGATCCAAGAAGGGGTTCCTTTCCAGCACCAGGTCCTCGCCTCCGATCCGGAGGGCGATGCATTGACGTATGGTTGGGTGGAGCTGGCTCCGGGCATGACCTTCGACGCAGCCACCCATTCCCTGGTTTGGACGCCGGGCTTCCTTCAGGCTGGAACCTATCCGGTGTGCGTGATGGTCCACGACGGAATCAATCCGCCTGTCGAACAGCGGTGGACTTTGCAGGTGATGAATTTCAACCTTCCACCGGTGGTTTCGGTCCTTGCGCCAGCCTCCGCAACGGTGGGAAATAACTACGAGGCTACCGTGGAAGTTTCGGATCCGGATGGAGAACCGGTCCATGCCGTCCTGGAAATGGCGCCGCAGGGCATGCAGTACGACCCAGCTCGTTCTCTGATCTGGTGA
- a CDS encoding methyltransferase domain-containing protein, with amino-acid sequence MSDIQVAPLSTQALDQIAQRYSGLAESACCLSCGGASEKANARLGETCVDLGSGRGTDAIRLAEAVGAKGFVWGIDISDGMLEKARSTAKKLGVANVQFEQAELESLPIPSSSVDLVISNCVLNHAANKAKVWSEIFRILKPGGRFVVSDIYSSEPVPDEFRHDPEAVAECWAGADTRMTYLGTVARAGFEDVKVLEESAPYAKGQIEVSSFTLQGWKRDVRLCCGR; translated from the coding sequence ATGAGCGACATCCAGGTTGCCCCACTCTCCACCCAAGCTCTCGACCAGATCGCCCAGCGGTACTCCGGTTTGGCAGAAAGCGCATGCTGCCTTTCCTGCGGCGGAGCCTCCGAGAAAGCCAATGCGAGGCTTGGCGAAACCTGCGTGGACCTGGGATCTGGCCGGGGCACCGACGCCATCCGGCTTGCGGAGGCGGTCGGAGCGAAGGGATTCGTCTGGGGAATCGATATTTCCGACGGCATGCTCGAAAAGGCCCGCTCTACCGCCAAGAAGCTTGGCGTGGCCAACGTCCAGTTCGAGCAAGCCGAACTCGAGTCCCTCCCCATTCCCTCCAGCAGCGTCGATCTGGTGATCTCCAACTGCGTCTTGAACCATGCCGCCAACAAGGCGAAGGTCTGGAGCGAGATTTTCCGGATCCTCAAGCCCGGTGGCCGGTTCGTGGTTTCCGACATCTACTCCAGCGAACCTGTTCCCGACGAATTCCGTCACGACCCCGAGGCGGTAGCCGAATGCTGGGCGGGCGCCGATACCCGCATGACCTATCTTGGCACCGTGGCGAGAGCAGGCTTCGAGGACGTGAAGGTCCTGGAAGAATCGGCTCCCTACGCGAAGGGCCAGATCGAAGTCTCGAGCTTCACCCTGCAAGGGTGGAAACGCGACGTCCGCCTCTGCTGCGGCCGTTGA
- a CDS encoding radical SAM protein: MQWSKHNIVGRTKPAGTPFVINLLSGNADLLDEASAAPLFSEIPPEDPAEWAIKGYWVEPAEEERRWKAAYLDFLDARENDEVQIFFVPWYGCNFRCDYCFQDDYNAKPAALTDEILDTFFAHIAKEFAGRRKYLTLFGGEPLLPGEAAREKIASLLTRAALANLEVAVVSNGHTLLDYLDILKLAKIREIQITLDGPPESHDVRRFLAGGKPTFQRIAEGIDAALAAGFTVNLRSVVDRQNLSLLPELARIAKERAWTANPRFKTQLGRNYELHSCHAAGGKGALYSRVELAEDLQRLALEHPQFLEYHRPAFSVSKFLWEHGELPKPLFDACTGTKTEWAFDYQGRIFACTATVGKPGEELGTFWPQARLDREVVGAWQERDTASMSECRSCPQALACGGGCTSVAKNRTGDILSTDCRPSRELLELGIGAYLEDRTTTA, encoded by the coding sequence ATGCAATGGTCCAAGCACAACATCGTGGGGCGCACCAAACCGGCAGGCACACCGTTTGTCATCAATTTGCTGTCCGGGAATGCCGACCTCCTCGATGAGGCATCCGCTGCGCCCTTGTTCTCCGAGATCCCACCGGAAGATCCCGCCGAATGGGCGATCAAGGGCTATTGGGTGGAGCCCGCCGAGGAAGAACGTCGCTGGAAGGCCGCCTACCTGGACTTTTTGGATGCGCGTGAAAATGACGAAGTCCAGATCTTCTTCGTGCCTTGGTACGGTTGCAATTTCCGTTGCGACTACTGCTTCCAGGACGACTACAACGCCAAGCCCGCCGCCCTGACCGACGAAATCCTGGACACGTTCTTCGCCCACATCGCCAAGGAATTCGCGGGCCGCCGCAAATACCTCACCCTGTTCGGCGGGGAACCGTTGCTGCCTGGCGAGGCCGCCAGGGAAAAAATCGCATCGCTGCTGACGCGGGCCGCCCTTGCGAACCTCGAGGTGGCGGTGGTTTCCAACGGCCACACCCTGCTGGATTACCTGGACATCCTGAAGCTGGCGAAGATCCGCGAGATCCAGATCACCTTGGACGGCCCACCCGAGAGCCACGACGTCCGCCGATTCCTGGCAGGCGGCAAACCCACCTTCCAGCGCATCGCAGAGGGCATCGACGCCGCCCTGGCGGCGGGGTTCACCGTGAACCTGCGGTCGGTGGTGGATCGCCAGAATTTGTCTCTACTTCCGGAATTGGCCCGGATCGCCAAGGAGCGCGCCTGGACAGCGAACCCGCGTTTCAAGACCCAACTGGGTCGCAACTACGAGCTGCATTCCTGCCATGCTGCGGGAGGCAAGGGCGCCCTCTACTCACGGGTGGAGTTGGCGGAAGACCTGCAGCGGCTCGCCTTGGAACACCCGCAATTCCTGGAATACCACCGCCCGGCATTTTCCGTCTCCAAGTTCCTCTGGGAGCACGGCGAACTTCCCAAGCCGTTGTTCGATGCCTGCACGGGAACCAAGACGGAATGGGCTTTCGATTACCAAGGCCGAATCTTCGCATGCACCGCCACGGTGGGCAAGCCCGGCGAGGAGCTCGGCACCTTCTGGCCTCAGGCCCGGTTGGATCGCGAGGTGGTGGGGGCATGGCAGGAGCGGGACACCGCCTCCATGAGCGAGTGCCGCAGCTGCCCTCAAGCCTTGGCATGCGGCGGCGGCTGCACTTCGGTGGCCAAAAATCGCACCGGTGACATCCTGTCCACCGATTGCCGGCCCAGCCGGGAACTGCTGGAACTGGGGATCGGCGCCTACCTGGAAGACCGGACCACAACCGCCTAA